In Cercospora beticola chromosome 3, complete sequence, the following proteins share a genomic window:
- a CDS encoding uncharacterized protein (BUSCO:EOG092613R2), translating into MLARRGLHRAAAPLLRSSPSPNTHLLASRISRRCVTGEAGDNNTGHISTNSQEGILFFNSILPSNLQWFFRLTSAIPTGRKTPKILDPSSSNYGVVNPASAFQKALKAENIAGKADVVEILPRYGEGAAFLKFSHDGTSDSKTISEAVKKYLNENTARPWWNPFMTVQVGRVLGKPWVEDLSRRPSSRLRVEFLPTEPGASAAELTQEQLYSFFRPFGKLSEILVQPSDSKVLPKYAYLDFESYRKAVMAKNCMHGYLVNDSEGGGKTGTLLRLTYEKRQRAGWIKDWIMNHPRIVIPLLVALIAGISAVIFDPIRTIAIKAHITRAFHIEDNWIFAWLIKQSEDLVNKVKSLGRDLDVNDGGMAVVWEDRQKEIEQIQSWLMESTDTFIVVQGPRGSGKRELVLDHALKHKRENNRVLTIDCKPLQEARGDAATIAAAANQVGYKPVFSWINNISGLVDLAAQGMTGSKAGFSETLENQLVKIWTKTTAALKGIALEGRKKDDKDAKLSDDEYLEGHPERRPVVVIENFLHKGSESGAALIYDKLAEWAATLSTSNIAHVIFLTNDVSFTKSLSKALPDRVFRQISLGDCSPEVAKRYVIQHLDFDADPSQVTGDKGSEGEDVKHLTPSQKREDLRELDSVIGQLGGRLTDLEFFARRIKAGETPTRAVKEIVDQSASEILKMYLLLGSDSREWTSAQAWTLVRELADKEGLRYNEVLLADPFKSGGEKAIAALEQAELITVQSSNGRPYKIMPGKPVYQPAFQNLVSDNVLRAKLELALLSDAIASENKSIDKYEQELRLLSELPKQPPELYDRMKWLLGNVAKSQKSIESLEKESAALKKILQSEF; encoded by the coding sequence ATGCTGGCGCGCAGAGGGCTACATCGAGCAGCTGCTCCCTTGCTCAGATCTTCGCCCAGTCCGAACACACATCTATTGGCGTCGCGCATCTCGAGACGATGTGTAAcaggagaagctggagataACAATACTGGCCATATCTCGACCAACTCGCAAGAGGGCATTCTATTCTTCAACAGCATCTTACCGTCAAATTTACAATGGTTCTTTCGACTCACATCTGCCATTCCGACAGGACGGAAAACTCCAAAGATCTTGGACCCGTCAAGCAGTAACTACGGTGTCGTCAATCCCGCTTCTGCCTTTCAGAAGGCTTTGAAAGCGGAGAACATCGCAGGCAAAGCAGACGTTGTGGAAATCTTGCCTCGGTATGGAGAGGGTGCTGCGTTTTTGAAGTTCAGCCACGACGGCACGAGTGATTCGAAGACAATCTCAGAGGCGGTCAAGAAGTATCTCAATGAAAATACTGCGCGACCTTGGTGGAATCCTTTCATGACTGTACAAGTTGGTCGTGTCCTGGGCAAGCCTTGGGTTGAGGATCTTTCGCGACGTCCTTCTTCGAGGCTGAGGGTCGAATTTCTGCCGACTGAACCTGGTGCTAGCGCGGCTGAGCTTACACAAGAGCAGCTTTACAGCTTCTTCAGGCCGTTTGGAAAGCTCTCCGAGATTCTCGTGCAACCCTCGGACTCGAAAGTGCTGCCCAAGTATGCTTATCTGGATTTTGAAAGCTATCGCAAAGCTGTCATGGCGAAGAATTGTATGCATGGTTACCTCGTCAACGATTCTGAAGGAGGCGGAAAGACTGGGACATTGCTTCGCTTGACCTACGAAAAGAGGCAGCGTGCAGGCTGGATCAAGGATTGGATCATGAACCACCCTCGCATCGTTATACCACTCCTGGTCGCGTTAATTGCCGGTATATCAGCTGTAATCTTTGATCCGATCCGGACGATTGCCATCAAAGCCCACATTACGCGTGCATTCCACATTGAGGACAATTGGATCTTTGCCTGGCTCATCAAGCAGAGTGAAGACTTGGTCAATAAAGTCAAGTCGCTTGGACGGGATCTAGATGTCAATGACGGTGGCATGGCTGTTGTGTGGGAGGACAGACAGAAAGAGATTGAGCAGATTCAATCCTGGTTGATGGAAAGTACAGATACTTTCATTGTTGTGCAAGGTCCTCGCGGCAGCGGCAAGCGTGAGCTAGTGCTTGACCATGCGTTGAAGCACAAGCGAGAGAACAACCGGGTCCTGACTATTGATTGCAAGCCGCTGCAGGAAGCAAGAGGAGATGCTGCGACCATCGCGGCGGCTGCGAATCAAGTTGGGTATAAGCCAGTGTTCAGTTGGATCAACAACATCAGCGGCCTGGTCGATCTGGCAGCGCAGGGTATGACAGGATCCAAAGCTGGCTTCTCCGAGACCCTCGAAAATCAGCTTGTCAAGATTTGGACCAAGACGACTGCTGCTTTGAAGGGCATTGCTCTCGAAGGTCGCAAGAAAGACGACAAGGATGCAAAACTCTCAGACGATGAGTACCTTGAGGGCCATCCGGAGAGACGACCTGTTGTCGTGATCGAGAACTTCTTGCACAAAGGTTCGGAATCGGGTGCAGCTTTGATTTATGACAAGCTTGCAGAATGGGCTGCGACACTCTCGACCTCCAATATTGCCCACGTCATCTTTCTGACCAACGATGTCTCTTTCACCAAGTCTTTGAGTAAAGCCTTGCCAGACAGGGTCTTCAGACAAATCTCGTTAGGCGACTGCTCGCCCGAAGTGGCTAAGCGCTATGTCATTCAGCACTTGGACTTCGATGCTGACCCTAGTCAAGTCACTGGCGACAAAGGTTCCGAAGGAGAGGATGTCAAACATCTGACTCCTTCGCAGAAACGCGAGGATCTGCGCGAACTGGACTCTGTCATCGGCCAGCTAGGTGGCCGTCTCACCGATCTTGAATTCTTCGCCAGGCGTATCAAGGCTGGTGAGACACCAACACGAGCTGTCAAAGAGATCGTCGATCAGTCTGCGTCGGAGATCCTCAAGATGTACTTACTACTTGGCAGTGACAGCAGAGAATGGACTTCGGCACAAGCGTGGACTCTTGTCCGCGAACTAGCCGACAAGGAGGGCCTACGCTACAATGAGGTTCTGCTTGCCGACCCGTTCAAATCTGGCGGCGAGAAGGCCATTGCAGCTTTGGAGCAGGCAGAGCTGATTACCGTGCAATCGAGCAACGGTCGACCTTACAAAATCATGCCCGGAAAGCCAGTCTACCAGCCTGCTTTCCAGAACCTCGTGTCGGATAATGTCCTACGAGCGAAACTGGAACTGGCATTACTCAGCGACGCCATCGCTAGCGAGAACAAGTCGATCGACAAGTACGAGCAAGAATTACGTCTACTTTCTGAGCTACCCAAGCAGCCGCCAGAATTGTACGACCGCATGAAGTGGTTGTTGGGCAATGTTGCGAAGAGCCAGAAGAGCATTGAGAgtttggagaaggagagcgcagcgctgaagaagatcttgcaGTCGGAATTTTGA